The sequence TGGGggatggtgtgtatgtgtgtgtgtccattgggggatggtgtgtgtgtgtgtgtgtatttgtatgtatttgtgtgtgtatggttatGGTCTTGTCGGTAAAGCCATTGACTCTCGGGTGTGGTTCTCACGACAGCGGGTGCCCACTcaaggacagagacagacagggagagagcaTAGACTGCAGCTGATAGGCAAAGCTATAATTGACACGTCCAGCTGTCGGCTAGTATACTGAACACATTTTAGCATGGCCATTTATTACTTTACAAACAGAAAAGACAGAGGCATTGTGCCAGGCTATTATGGTAAAGTGTCTTGCAGCAAGCTTTTAATGTTGCTAGATTAGCCTTAAACTGTTATAAATTAAAGGATTGCATAATATGTTTCACAACCATGCAAGAAATGATCCTTTTTTTGCTGGATAATGATATCAATTTAAAGTGGTTAATGTAGAGTATCTATGGCAAATATGTTGCCTCACCGCTAATTAATCGAGGAGGAGTTTAAACGGTTGTGGAGTCTCGGTGTGAATATTTAAAGGGAGTGTACCTTGTGGTGTGCTTTACCTTTGGGAGGTGCTGCTGTatttatgaatgaaaatgtGTTCTGCACAGACACTGAGTGGAATAGCGCCTGCAGGAGGGTACGCAACCAGGGTTCAGTTAGCAGTGAAGATGTAATTCTTAAAGGATTTGAAATACTATTTCCATTGACATAATTCAAGATTTTAATGTTATCTCATTGATTAACCACTGGTACATGACAGCATAATACGTTTGATATGACAGGTCAAAGTAGCTCAGTACTGAATCTTATGGTCCATGAAAACAGACAACACCAGTCAGAAAATCACAGCGCAGCACTTTTGACGGTGATGCACGGACACATTTCAATAATTCAAATGATGATGCTATAATATTTGTGGTCAAACCATGATGGTGATCCTTCTTCCTCATCTTCACACACTGATATGAGATCACCTGGCACTCTGATggtattttattacatttgcaCTCAAACACACCCAGATCTCTAAATTGAATGACATACCCTCCGTTCCAACAATGATGTCATACCCCCATATTCCCTCACACCCTCGTCCATcgctttccctctctgtctgactCACTTTATGCAGCCAGTAAGTAATTCTATTTAGAGTTAAGTGCTTGGGTCAAATTTTTGGAAACTGTAAGCACCCATGAGATCATACATAGTAAAAGCCCAATCATTCACCAGAGACCTGCGTATTATTAAGAGAATAGGGTGTGCCAGCGGCACTTTGTCTGTCTCCACGTTGGCAATCTGTTCTAATAGCAGGACACTAAAGTTAATTTCCACATTTCCACAAAAATCACTATATTTGAGAAGCAGTGTAAAACCACTGAAGTTATTCTATGCCTGTCACAGCCAACAGtatcaggctgtttttttaataatacattgCACAAAAATTACTTCAGGAAGATGTTATATATTAAAAATTGCAGGAAGGCCCCGAGGCAGGATTTACACCCTGAACCCTGGGGATGGCATGTGAAtaaaggtggaggaggaagtgaaTATACCAACACAGCTGTACCTTGGCCTCTCTGCTCCAATATTGGACTGACACACTGACCCTGAATAAGACATGTTAGTTTAGGGCCTCTGGCTCTCAAATCATGTCACGCAGATGTGATTTCTCACACAGGCAGCTGTCCAAGTCAAACCTCGTATCCAATATAATGACATTATTAGAGACAGTAGGTATCAGGAAATAGGCTCATGGATGTAGCTACTGAGTCGCATTTTAAAAAACCATTTCCATTCCAATTCACTGACCTTAAAGATGATGCTACTGCTCAGTGACATAAACCGCCAGCATTGATACATATAACCTTTTCGGGCCCCCAACCGGCCGCACCCTCCGGCATCACACACAACCCCTCCTTAGCCATGCTGATTGCTCCGCCTGATTTACAAGTTCCCATTGGCCCGCTCCCCTGAGGGGTCAGGAGCACTGTCAATCAGGGTGACATATAGTCTTTCATAGCACCAGCCAGCAGATAGAGCCGTGATGAGTTAGCACTCTGGTTGTCAAGGTAACCTTTGATGGTTGGGAGGGGTATGGCAGTGAATGCTGAGGAGATTCTAGCAGGCAGCTGGTTCCCTAGCAGCAAGAGACGTAGCTGCAGAAAGCTACTGTACCTAGAGAATAGCAGATTGGCTCATTATTTTGGAGAAAAAGCCTAAATTGTGATTGCTTGAATTTTTCTGGTTACAATTTTGAAGATACCATTAGCTATGAATCCAGGGGAAATTAATGAATGCCATGTAGAGGTTCTACATCTAAGGATAATTATTCACTAAATCCATTTCAGCACCATTATCAAAAGGACAATATCAACCTCATGCCTGAAttgaacaacaacaataaatgcCTCGAGTAATTTGTCGTGCCCCAAATCCCAGTGTATGCTGATTTATTATGTGGTGACAAtcaacccacacacacttttggtATTCTCATGATTCACAATGCCACTAAATCTCATCTCTCCAGCACATTAAATGATAAAATTTGGTAGAGCAAATTAATCACTGGATCCTGACAAACTGGATACCTAgaaggacaaaaacacaagttgtgcagttttaaacatCTTTATCATTTAGCTAACTAATGCTGCACTGCCTGCATGCTCTTTGACAGCTTGTTTTGCTTCATGTTGCTTATTCACATTCATTTAAGGTGCACATTTAAAGCTTTTGATTGTTTGAACTTTGGCTATAGAGAATATTTTACCTTGATTTGTTTGCCAATTCATTTTGAATGTACTGATTCATTTTGTTTGCCACTTTCAGTGCTCATCATTCATTcctttatttgatttgatttcttttcattAGATTTATATGACTCATAGCACAACGCACTATTTGATGGACAGCTATGGATCCAGTTTCAGAAGGTAATATCATGGAATCCCTTATCCCTTCAATATTACATTGTGTACTGTCCTATTCCTAACCCTGTTCCTCATCCAGTCCTACAATTGTACTCAATTTTAAACCAGTCCTGAAACCTTAACCCAACTTGTCTCAGTCTAAAATTCTCCAACAATGGCTATAAATACCTCAATTCATAAGTTACCTAATTAATAATCTCTCATAGCATatatctttgtctttttctgacTTCTGACCTTCCAACTCATGCCATATTGTGCCTTTCTTTGCCAGCATGATATTTTGGGATCAGCATCCTCAAGCTAAATACCCCCACAGTAGAGGGATTCTTTGCAAGTGTGTAGCATTGCAAACAGTAAATACCCTTGCTGGATTCCAGTGGACCTACTTAATGGCTTACATTAGAGTTTAACTTGCTATATTTTGTCTTGGCTACCAGGTGGAGAAGAATGAGGAGGCGGACCAGAAGATTGAACAGGATGGCACCACCAACAAACCCGAGGACAAGGCCCACAAGGCTGCCACCAAAATACAGGCCAGCTTCCGTGGACACATAACTCGGAAAAAGATGAAAgacggagaggaagagaaggagggagacagTCCTGCTGCTGCAGACGAGGCaacagagggaggagagaaggcaaagaaagcagagggagaggaggCACCTGCAAAGGAGGAAGAAGCTGCAGGAGAGGAGgccaagaaggaggaggagacaaGCCAAGCCAAAAGCCCAGTGGCAGACAAGCCAGCTAACTCTCCGGCAGCTGCAGCTGCATCTCCAGTAGGCGCAGCAACATCTCCTGTGGCTGCAGCaccggcagctgctgcctctcCAACAACCACCACAGCACCCTCTGAGCCCCAGAAAGAGGAGCCAAAGGTGGAGGAGAAAGCCGAGGAGAAGCCCAAAGAGGTGGAGGCCCCAGCGGCGGCAGCCGTGAGTCCTATCACAGCCACAGCTGAGGcgaagaaggaggagaagagtgaagagaaaaaggaggagCCCAGACAAGCCGATGTGCCTGCTGCTGTCAGCCCGGCAGCTGAAGCAGAGAAGGAGGAGCCTaaccaaacaaaagaaaaacaaggtaATTACACTAAAGCTTTTAACTTCAATTCATTACAGTATGATTCATTTAAAAACCTATTTCATGCACACAATCACATGCCAAATGAAGCAAATTCCACTTGGATAGAACCAACAAGTAGGTTTCCTTAGGTGTGCACGTTTGCATGGGCACTGAgttcaaagacaaaaataattcCAGACACACTCACCAATCAAAAAGCAATTACTTACTGTAAAAAACGAATCACGGGGAATGGGTAGGCTCCACCTTCCCGTTGTCTTCTTGGCAGCCACCGCAGTTATTAACTGCTCGTTGAGTCTTTGGGATTTAAAGATCTTTGGCAGTTGTCCACCTTTCACTGgttaacacagaaacacagctcAATATTAGATTAGACAGTCTTGTATCTCAGCCTCTGCAAGATGGAAACTTCATACTGATGAGGCGGAGATTGGGATAGAAATGCAGGGTTGGAAATGATTAAGCGCTGGTCAGGATAAATGTTGTAAAATGGGCTTGTGTTATGTGTTATGCTAGTTTATTGCTAAGAAGCAGGTTGTATTATTTGCCTAGTTAAtaaacaacatgtttttttgataCATAAAGGTTCATCAACCATCAACCAAGACCAACATATTGACGTGGCtacagtcatttttttaaattaaatcacaAAGAAACTTTAAACATTGCATCAGGTCCAAAATATCTTATTATATTCAACTCCAGCTAATAGATTTGAAAACAAACCACCATTTGACGTCCATTTATGGTGGAAACATACTGTTTACTAGAGAAAAGCTTGGAAGGCCATGAAATTAGATTGCAATGATTTAACAAAATCTTGATATGAACTCATATTTCTGGTCCAAGGACTCTCAGACTGGGTCAGACAGGTAGTTAATGGAGCATGCTCACTCTGGAGTAGGTGGGGGTGTGAGGTAGGgaactcacacacacccactggAGAACTACATGGAAACTAGGTCACCTAGGCCACACTGTCTCCCTGTTGTCATAGTTACCACCTCGATGGGATGGCTGCCCTGCATGGAGCAGAGCAGGGATAACAGGTGCTCTGATTTCAATGAATGATTAATGATCCCTACTGGTCACAATCCGCACCACGGAAGCCtgtcacaaacaaacacaacttgACAAAGAACTGCTAATTAAGAATCCACTGCTGGCCACAATCTGCTTCACCAACTGCAAATTAATATTTATAACAAAGTCACTTGGCTAAGGTTTGTCAGCGCACAGACCAGACTCACAATCACAAGGACGCCAGGTACTCCAATCAGACTTAATAATTTATGAGGGTATGATCCAGATTCTTTACCTAGGGTAGTCTGTGTCACTGGCTTCACATAGTTACATCTGACCAAGTTGTTAACTGTCATAGCATGATGCCGTAGCACTGCAtattcacacatactgtaataaTGATTAATAATTGCATTTGTATCACACAGTTCAGTGTCTTTTGAGAGAAAGgcactctcatgtctgtcatACTGGCTAACAATCAATTTATTTCTTACCTGGAAGATCATGCTGTCTTAAgtgacacactcacacattagTGCAAACACTAACACAGACATGATCGCCCCACTccactgtctttctctctgccttgccctcaaaacacacacacaaacacattgctAATTGCAGATTACAAATTACCGTTTTCTATACTAAAATCAGATAAAAGCCATGCTTCCTACATTCTTTTGTACCCCTACATGCCTTACAACCACTCAATCCTACTTCCATACGCATCCATGCATTCAGTCttagtaaaaaatgaaaaagtgcaTTCATTCTTCCATTCATatccatacatacattcagtcacagatatACATTAAAGACCTCCAATGCAATGCTGTCATTCTTTGATGTCTCCTCTTTCTATTAAAGGAGTATGAGATCATCATGGTATGAGATCACCCCTCTCAGTGCACTTGAGTAATAGGCTCAGTcagaaacaataaaatgaacCAAAATCATTACAGCCTCTAGTCTATACTGTACGACATGGTCTTATCAggaaatgtttttacttttttatttgttttcttttttattttacggACATGGACATGTACAATCATAATAATTTATTAGCACCAAAATAGACTTCAGCACAGGaataatatgaagaaaaaaagaaagaagcgtCAGGGCAATATTACTCAAAAACTTGATTAGTAATGGCTCAGTTATGTATCATGGATTGTTATTCAGCAGTTTTCGCCTCTTCGTAAGTCACCTTTGGATGTTGTTACAGAGCAGTACACTGTGGGCATCACACAGTATTCAATGTGACAGGCCGAGATGCTGCTGTGAGTGTTATAATGTCAGTTCAAATACTTCATGGGACCATTAGGCGCACTCTCTTCCTTTATTATTTACAGCCCCAATGTAGGATTTCAGACATTAGGTTGCATCTTCTGACAGACATGCTCTCAGTTTTAGTAGAGTTGACATGTTGTGAACAACATGAATTACAGGTTCTTCTGTGCATTTTTTTATCTACATTTTCATAGTTTTTGAGTGTtaccaatttcttttttatactgAGAACCTTCTgagctaaactatttaaaacatcaaagtagaagctcatactgtatgtgatctATTTGATACTTAGTAGCTCAGAAGAGCCAGATAGATCTTTATTATTCCAACCTCACAATGTAAAACCTCTGGACAGACTAATTTTCTCTCttactttcttctctcctctctccgaCTAACCTTTAATCTATCATGTCCCCATTTCTCCAACCTTTCATCTAATTTTCCCCTTctcattttgcctttttctctctttacccTTCACCCTCCCTCCACCCAGATGCTGCAGAGGAGTCTAAAGCAGGGGAGGCAACCCCGGCAGATGCAGCGGCGGAGGGCACCGAGTCTAAGGATGACTAAGGCAAAGTCTAACCTAATGAAAGCAGAATTAAGAGTATGGAgaataacacaaaaacaaaaatctaaaaaggtTGCTCTTTGCCTTTCCAATGTGAAGGCAGTCCGTTTctatttgtttgtcattttttgtgtGGCAATGATTTTCTCATGTTGGGGGAGTTTCCAGCATTATGTTTTTTGGCTCAAGCTAATACTATAGTGTTGATGATAATGATAAGATGGTGATTACGAAAAATGATTGTTACCTTGATGAtaatgatgaggaggaggaagatatAAACTTCACTACCTAGTATAAGTAACTCGGTGGTGAAATGAATGCTCCTAACTGGGTATTTCCACATGTAAAATGCATTGTGAATGCACAATACTTTATTTGCATTACAATGCACtttctttaaacacattttgcaaATAAAATCTGTAGTTCTGCAAATGCACGCACAAAAACAAGCTGGTTTACAATGCAACTCTAGTTTTCAATACAGTACAAGTGTATTGAGAACACAGCAAATAGGTAACAAACTGACACATCGGATTAAGAAGAGAATGTATAATTAAATGTGTGACATTTCCAGTTGGGCAGCTTTATCCTAAATCCCAAAAACAAATATGGGACTATTACTCTCTCTTTATTCAGCTTGAGTCATTCAAGCTTGGTTTACACCCCTTTCTCAAACTCCCTGTTTACTCACATTTACAGTTAAGGACCTGTTGTCATTCAAATGACATAAGCATATAATAAACTACAGATGTCAGCTATATTCTTGGTGTAACTGGCTCTTACATAACGATTTGTGTTCTGCCAACCAAACCTGAGAACAGTAGCATGAACCATCGAACCAGATGCATGATGGGAACTCTCCCTCTGAGAGGAACTTTTTCGCAGTCACAAAAACTTAAGAGGTGTGGCGGCTTCTTTTTGATGTCTTTGGTGTTGTTATGACAGTTTATATGAATTGGAAAAAATACTCTTGCACTGATGTTacgcaaaaaaagaaaaatcaaacaaatgagCAAAGAAAAAATTCTTTCCCCATGTTTCAGTGAGTGCAATGTTCAGTTTCAACCTTATCAAGGAGTTCAAACttgtgagaaaaaataaaaatggtttcaatgtctgttttcaaaataaagcaaatgTGCCAATTACCAACATAAACTGTGGAGTCTTGTTTAAAACCATGTTAAAATTTGTTGTTAATTTAGAGGGTAGAATATATCTGGGGCCAGACTGATCATTTGGCAATAGGCTGttgctttcttgccgagagttaAATTAGAAGACCTATCACTCTCATGTTTGTCTGTTCAATATGAAGCTACTGCAAGCATttgcttatttttgtttttatgaaagAATAGAACATTACAGGTTATGCAATTTATGTTATCCTCTGTGTCAGCAGTTGCTTAGCTTAGCGTGAGAACAGGCTATCatgaaatcataaaaaaaacatcctttaCCAGCACTTCTAAAAATAACAACTATCACATTGCATTTTCAGGATTATACTtgaattttgtgtttgtactagaacaTGGTTACATGCTTTATcgttaaaaaagaacaacttaGTTTTTTTCATACTACCCAttgctgctgcacctgtattcaccctttGTATGAGACCCTATGTAGGAGTACCTGTCTCTTTAATCCCTCCTCCCGAATGAGCAGTCTTCTCTGATTAGCCGTTGCGCTTCCTAGAATGTCTGGAGCCTCTGCTCCGTGTTTTACTAGCTATATGTCACTACCTGAATTTGGGGAGAAATAACCAGCATTGGCCATTAGCATGTAGCTATTTAATAGTCAGCAGTATGCTGACGCTAGCTTGTAGTGGAACAAAACAAACCTTACCTTCAAGCATACCTTCAAAATTTGCAGATAAAGGCTCATGAACAAAACACGACCCAATTGGACATGTTTTAGCAGTAATGTGACCCAGAATTGCAGAGAATTTAATAATATTGACAGCCAAGATGACATTGTTTACTGGCGTTAACCATGTAGCTGCTTTAGTTAGCAGTTGTCACTAATAGAATATAGCAGCAATTTCTACAGTCAAATAAAggattttaaaccaaatactactAATAGAAAAATGTTTCAGGAGTAATGTGACCCATAATTGTGTAGAATTTAACGATGCTGGCAGCCAAGGGGACATTGTTTACTGACGTTAGCATATAGTTACATGGGACAATGTTAACACCGcagtggcttaaaaaaaaaaaaatactccacTGGTGCCTACTTGGAGCAGATGATCAATTATAGTAGGTCGGTTTAGAGTTGTGTAAGACTTAGCCAAGAGTAGAAAGACCTATTGAATCCAGAGTGTTTAGTTGGAAAAGAATATGGAATATTTCACATATTGTTTGCTTACTCTGTacattaaagcaacaccaaatcacttttcctctttggtccccctacaagTTGGAAGCTGAATTGTCCATTACCGCtgtctcattcaaactacagatccgctaatCGATCTGGCAAACTggcatagtgcggttatagccaATAGAGGGCCGCGaagcgaatgcagaagtgccgttcaccctgttttgagttgatgaaccactgaaacaattttgaaaacattattttaaggtacaaaagaatctttgatGTTGCTTTAATGTGTGGCTTTGCAATGGTTTAGTGgttggactatttcttggctgcATGTAGTGACTTCTTTGAGACTCTACTGGTTACCTTTCAACCTCAAGGTGTCACagatttgtaaattatggatTTTTAGAGATGCAATATGtgcatttttgttacttttggagagagccaggctagctattttcccttgtttgtttttgttgtactatGCTTAGCTAAttagctgctagctgtagcTACATATTTACCATTCATATGAGAGTGGTAATTACCTTCACATCTAACGCTCTGCAAGAAAGCcaatttctgtattttctaaaatgtaaaagtttttgttttatatacaaTGTTTATGTCAGGCACCAAGCTTAATTCTCAGTTACTCAGGGCATAGCCTGTTCAGGGATACCAGCAAATAATTTGCAAAACCTTGATAACTACTATTTAGATATATTTCATTAGCAGAGGCAACACCTGACATGCCACATGCACATAATTATTGTCCTGGTTTTAATCTTATTGGAGAAAAATATGTTTCATATCTCACAAGATGTACCTACAGAGAATGATCGGAAGCCAAGATAAGGTACTTACTTGCCACAGTATCCAGGTTTAAGAAAATTACTTAGCTAACATGTCTATGTTTCTCAAACCTGGCATAAGGTCTTAGCTAGGTTTCTAATACTAGTATGCATGTGAACACACATTGTATGTATGTTAAGGCTGGAAGACATTGTTTTGACGTATTAATTCTTCAATATAACTGAGTAAAGAAAATGATactcatagtatagcatgtcaaaaaaggtccTATAAATGCCATAGTATGTATGTCaaagaagtcataaaaaagtaggcctaatagtgtagtatgttgaagaaataatcaaaaagtcataatatagcatgtcattaaaagttatattttagCATGTTGATTAAAGTCATATTATGGTATGTTGAAGAAGTCATGAAAAGGTTAGTGTGTAGTtcaaattgacattgacattgtaGTTTGTCTAaacaattcataaaaagtcatagtatggtgtGCAAAAAAGTAATAGAACAGTGTATTGAAAACAGTCAttgtatagtgtgtcgaaaaagaTTTATACAAAGTTATagttagtatgtcgaaaaaactaatagtacagtatatggaaaaagtcatagtagagtaagtcaaaaaagtaatgtaagagtcatagtttagcattttgaaaaaagtcatgaaaaagtctaAGTATACTaacatgaaaaaagtcaaagtatgttgaaaaggagtaatagtatagtatctcgaaaaaagtcacagaaacatcacagtatagcatgttgaaaaaaagtcagaaaagagtcagagtatagcatgttgaaaacgtcataaaaagtcataatgtagtttgtcaaaaaaattacGCTACTAcatagaaaaaagtcatattacaatatgttgaaaaaagtcacagtatagtatgtccaaaaagttattaaagtcatagtatagcatgttgaaaagtgtaataaaaaagtcatagtatagagtgtcaaaaaaagtaatttgtatAGAATATCAAAGAACTaatacaaatgttgaaaaaggtaaTGCAAAGTCATAGTTttctatgttgaaaaaagtaataaaagagtcatagaatagcatgttaaaaaggtcacaaaaaagtcataatatagtatgtcaaaaaaagtcataaaaaaagtcaaagtatagtatgtcgaaacaaagttatagtatagtatgttgaaaaaagtcacaaaaagtcatagtatagcatgtcgaaaaaagttagaGAATTGTATTtagaaaaatgtcatagtatagaatttcgaaaaaagtaataaaaggtAATTGTGTAGTATGTAGAAATAAATAATAGTACAGtaaattgaaaaaagtcatagtaggctatgttatgttgaaaataatattaaaaagtcatattatagcatgttgaaaaaagtagtaaaagagtcgtaatatagcatgtcaaaaagtaacaaaatgtcatagtatatagCATGTCGGaaacaagtcatagtacagtatattgaaaaaGAGTCATAgattagtatgtcaaaaacaattgacaaaaagtcatagtatagtaggtaaaaacaaagtcataaaaaaaactatagtaCAGTATcgagaaaagtcataaaaaggtcatagcttgttgaaaaagtaaaaaactacgtaaaaagtcacagtaaagtTTGttgggaaaaaagtcatagtatggtatgttgaaaaaatgtcatggaatagtatgttaaaaaaaaaggataaaaagtcatagtatagtgagTCAAAAAAGTCCCATGGCAAATGGCATCATATCACACTGACCTATTTTATCTGACACTCTCATCATAGTTTTTtgcatatttgattttttttttttcatttcaaacctTGAAATGTGTTGCCCTTCAAAGGGATTAAAAACAAACTTCAATATTTAGGTTGATCACACATTATTCATCACACTTACATGTTAAGGCTGGAAGtcattgttttgatgttttatttattcgTCAATATCTCTGAGGACAGAAAATGATAGTcacagttgaaaaaaagtcctgaaatatagtatagtatgttcaaTAAGTCatgaaaaggtcatagtatagcatgtaaaaaaaaagtcattttgaaaaagttatagtgtagtatgttgaaaaaattcatggTATGGTCTGttggaaaaaatcataaaaaagtcatagtatgtaaaaaaaagttataaaaaaatcacaacatagtatgtcgaaataagtcatgaaaaagtcatagtataatatgttgaaaaacatcATGAAAAAGTATagcaagtcaaaaaaagtcattaaaaagttatacaaaagtcataaaaaacgtgttaaatgtaataaagaagtcatagtatagcatgtcaaaaaaagtcataatatagcaagttgaaaaaagtcttaTTATATTATGTCGAAGAAGTCATTGCATATTaagatgaaaaaagtcatggaaaaGTAACAGTATGGTAAGTTGAATAAGTCATTTGAAAGTCATTGTATAGGCTGTCGGAAAAAAGTCAAActctagtatgttgaaaaaagggataaagaGTCCTAGTATAGTTAGTTGAAATAAGTCATATAAAAATcattgtatagcatgttgaaaaagtcatagtttagcatgttgGAGAAAAGTCATAGTTCAGTATATTGAAAAAGATTCATAGattagtatgttaaaaaacgggacaaagagtcatagtatagtaggtcaaAATAAAGTCAGAAAGAGCCATAGTATAGAAAGTCTATATAAACGTCatataaaagtcataataaagCAGGTTGAAAAACAGTCATacgatagtatgttgaaaaaaaggataaaaaatcataacaaagtcacagtatagtgagTCCAAAAAAGGTCCATGGCAAATGGCATCACATCACACTGAACCATTTTATCACTCTCATCATTGATTTGTtgcatatttgatttttttcatttttgggtaTTAGAGCTTAAAAAACATAACTTCTCACAGGGTTTGAACACACAAACTTGAATCTTCAGACATAATGCCAAGGATTTATCACACTGAGCTATTTGCAATTTagaatttaaaaactttttcaacatactatactatgactgataaaatcaaatcaaaaacttCAAACCTTGAAATTTGTTGCCCTTCAAATGGTTTAAACACAACCTCCAATATTTAGGCAGATCACCCATTATTTATCACACTTATATGTTAAGGCTGGAAGtcattgttttgatgttttatttattctttaataTAACTGAGGACAGAAAATGATagtcgtagtatagcatgtcaaaaaagtcataaaaaagtcatagtatagtaagtcgaagaagtcataaaaaagtcatagaacagtattttgaaaaaagttataaaaaaataattataaagcaCGTcgacaaaagtcataaaaagtcataatatagcatgtcaaaaaaagtaataaaaagtcatggtgtaGTATTTCATAGCAGCTTACAGTGTAtcgaaaaaaaagttatagtgtcgtatgttgaaaaaaaatcatggtatgGTCTGttggaaaaaatcataaaaaagtcatggtatgtaaaaaaaacttgtaaaaaatcacaat comes from Etheostoma spectabile isolate EspeVRDwgs_2016 chromosome 3, UIUC_Espe_1.0, whole genome shotgun sequence and encodes:
- the gap43 gene encoding neuromodulin; the encoded protein is MLCCIRRTKPVEKNEEADQKIEQDGTTNKPEDKAHKAATKIQASFRGHITRKKMKDGEEEKEGDSPAAADEATEGGEKAKKAEGEEAPAKEEEAAGEEAKKEEETSQAKSPVADKPANSPAAAAASPVGAATSPVAAAPAAAASPTTTTAPSEPQKEEPKVEEKAEEKPKEVEAPAAAAVSPITATAEAKKEEKSEEKKEEPRQADVPAAVSPAAEAEKEEPNQTKEKQDAAEESKAGEATPADAAAEGTESKDD